The following DNA comes from Candidatus Methylomirabilota bacterium.
AGATGGTGATGCCGGGGGACAACGTGACGATGGCGATCGAGTTGATCCAGCCGGTGGCGATGGAGAAGGAGCTGCGGTTTGCGATTCGGGAGGGGGGGCGGACGGTGGGGGCCGGGGTGGTCTCGGAGATCGTGGGCTAGCATATGGTCACCGTCAGCGCCGACCAGAAGATCCGCATCCGGCTGAAGGCCTACGACCACAACCTCCTCGACCGCTCCATGAAGGAGATCGTGGAGACGGTGCGCCGCACCGGCGCGCGGGTCACCGGGCCGGTGCTGCTGCCCACCATCATCAACCGGTGGACGGTGCTGCGCTCGCCGCACGTGGACAAGACCTCGCGCGAGCAGTTCGAGATGCGCACGCACAAGCGGCTCATCGACATCCTGGACCCGACCCCGCAGACAGTGGATGCGCTGATGAAGCTCGACCTGCCGAGCGGTGTCGACGTCGAGATCAAGCTCTAGAGAGAACCTCAGAGAGAACCTCGCCATGGCGATGAAGGAAGGGTTGATCGGGCGCAAGAAGGGGATGACCCAGGTCTTCGGGGACGACGGCAGTCTCATCCCGGTGACCGTGGTCGAGGCGGGGCCGTGCACGGTGGTGGGCCTTCGCACCAGGCCCACGCATGGCTACGACGCCCTCCAGCTCGGTTTCGAAACGCGGAAGAAGAATGCCACCAAGGCGATGGCCGGCGTGTACAAGAAGGCCGGGGTGCCCTCTCCGATGCGCGTACTGCGCGAGATCCGGCTCCAGAAGACGGAGGCGGTGAGCGCGTACCAGGTCGGTCAGACCCTGACCGTGGACCTGTTCAGCCCCGGCGAGCTGGTGGACGTGGTGGCGGACACGAAGGGCAAGGGCTTCCAGGGTGGCGTGAAGCGTCACGGCTGGTCCGGCGGCGATGCGACCCACGGCTCGATGTTCCACCGGGCGCCCGGCTCCATCGGCGCCTCGTCGGATCCCTCGCGGGTGTGGCCGGGCCACCACCTGCCGGGCCGCATGGGCGGCGAGCGTCGCACCGTGCTGAACGTCGCGGTGGTGCGGGTGATCCCCGAGCAGAATCTGGTCCTGCTCCGCGGCGCGGTTCCCGGCGCGATCGGCGGGCTCGTGATGGTGCGCAAGAGCGTGAAGCAGACCAAGGCGCAGCAGCAGAAGGCGAAAGAGGCCAAGTAGCGATGCCCAGC
Coding sequences within:
- a CDS encoding elongation factor Tu — protein: MVMPGDNVTMAIELIQPVAMEKELRFAIREGGRTVGAGVVSEIVG
- the rplC gene encoding 50S ribosomal protein L3, whose translation is MKEGLIGRKKGMTQVFGDDGSLIPVTVVEAGPCTVVGLRTRPTHGYDALQLGFETRKKNATKAMAGVYKKAGVPSPMRVLREIRLQKTEAVSAYQVGQTLTVDLFSPGELVDVVADTKGKGFQGGVKRHGWSGGDATHGSMFHRAPGSIGASSDPSRVWPGHHLPGRMGGERRTVLNVAVVRVIPEQNLVLLRGAVPGAIGGLVMVRKSVKQTKAQQQKAKEAK
- the rpsJ gene encoding 30S ribosomal protein S10; translation: MVTVSADQKIRIRLKAYDHNLLDRSMKEIVETVRRTGARVTGPVLLPTIINRWTVLRSPHVDKTSREQFEMRTHKRLIDILDPTPQTVDALMKLDLPSGVDVEIKL